In Clostridium sp. JN-1, one genomic interval encodes:
- the rfbB gene encoding dTDP-glucose 4,6-dehydratase has protein sequence MKTYLVTGGAGFIGSNFIHYILKTHNDIKIINLDKLTYAGNLENLKSISKNPNYTFIQGDICDVKFIQGLFKKYDIDYVVNFAAESHVDRSIREPEVFVKTNVLGTVTLLNAAKSAWSNGDNFKKGKKYIQISTDEVYGSLGSEGYFTEKTPLDSHSPYSSSKASADLMVKAYYDTYKMPVNITRCSNNYGPYQFPEKLIPLIINNCLNKKELPVYGDGLNIRDWLYVEDHCKAIDMVIQIGRIGQVYNIGGHNERTNIHIVKTIISYIHDNIDSSVTEDLIKYVQDRKGHDRRYGIDPSKIKDELGWYPETKFEDGIIKTIEWYLQNSDWMKNITSGEYQKYYSKIYL, from the coding sequence ATGAAAACTTATTTGGTAACTGGTGGAGCTGGTTTTATTGGCTCTAATTTTATTCATTACATATTAAAAACACATAATGATATTAAAATTATAAACTTAGATAAGCTAACTTATGCAGGTAATCTTGAAAATTTAAAGTCAATTAGTAAAAATCCAAACTATACTTTTATTCAAGGAGATATATGTGATGTAAAGTTTATTCAAGGTTTATTTAAAAAATATGATATAGATTATGTAGTAAACTTTGCAGCAGAATCTCATGTGGATAGAAGTATAAGAGAACCTGAAGTATTTGTAAAGACAAATGTGCTTGGAACAGTAACTTTATTGAATGCTGCAAAAAGTGCATGGAGTAATGGAGACAACTTTAAAAAAGGCAAGAAGTATATTCAAATTTCTACTGATGAAGTTTATGGATCACTTGGAAGCGAGGGATATTTTACGGAAAAAACTCCACTTGATTCCCATAGTCCTTATTCTTCAAGTAAGGCATCTGCTGATCTTATGGTGAAAGCTTATTATGATACATATAAAATGCCTGTGAACATAACAAGATGTTCTAATAATTATGGACCATACCAATTTCCAGAAAAACTTATACCGCTTATTATAAATAATTGTTTGAATAAAAAAGAATTACCAGTTTACGGAGATGGACTTAACATAAGAGATTGGCTTTATGTAGAAGATCACTGCAAGGCAATAGACATGGTGATCCAGATTGGACGAATTGGACAAGTATATAATATAGGTGGTCACAATGAAAGGACAAACATACATATTGTAAAAACAATAATATCATACATACACGATAATATTGATTCATCTGTAACAGAAGACTTGATAAAATACGTACAGGATAGAAAAGGTCATGATAGAAGATACGGAATAGACCCATCAAAAATAAAAGATGAACTTGGCTGGTATCCTGAAACCAAATTTGAAGATGGAATAATAAAAACAATAGAATGGTACCTGCAAAATAGTGACTGGATGAAAAACATTACATCAGGAGAATATCAAAAATACTATTCTAAAATTTATCTATAG
- a CDS encoding oligosaccharide flippase family protein codes for MENSRTKNTFRNMIFGMTNQIISLLLSFINRTIFVKVLGAEYLGINGLFSDILTMLSMADLGFGIAMVYSFYKPLAENNHDKIAALITFYKKIYNFIAAGVAAIGLALVPFLRYIVNLDQAIPHIKIYYLLFLTDTVISYLFVYKTSIINADQKNYIVSKYQMLVNFAKVMLQSISLLIIKSYIIYLIIQVFTTLANNLIVSKKANELYPYIKESNHKLNKVEKKNIYENMKSVFVYKISGVLLSGTDNILISIFVGTIWVGFYSNYCLVVNAINNFINIVYSSVTASIGNLIISERPKKRFEVFESTQVTSLIISTFTTVCLYILFDDLIYVWLGAKYVLNDYTLAAIIFNFYIVGVLHPIWSYREATGLYMQTKYIILIAAIENIILSIIMGKIMGMSGILFASAISRLTTYFWYEPNLLFKEYFYEPVRKYYIPLIFNALLTIFIIVIISIITNHIIIDSWLKLVTKTILVALFTLVIVIPFYYHTDGFKLLLNKIKSLLK; via the coding sequence ATGGAGAATAGTAGGACAAAAAATACATTTCGAAATATGATATTTGGTATGACAAATCAAATAATTTCATTATTATTGAGTTTTATTAATAGAACAATATTTGTTAAAGTATTGGGAGCAGAATATCTAGGTATTAACGGACTTTTTTCTGATATTTTAACGATGCTTTCAATGGCTGATTTAGGATTTGGAATTGCAATGGTATATAGTTTTTATAAACCATTGGCAGAAAATAATCATGATAAAATTGCTGCCTTAATAACATTTTATAAAAAAATATATAATTTTATAGCAGCAGGAGTAGCTGCTATTGGACTTGCTTTAGTACCATTTTTAAGGTATATAGTTAATTTAGATCAGGCTATTCCACATATTAAAATATATTATTTGTTGTTCTTAACAGATACAGTAATATCATATTTATTTGTTTATAAAACCTCAATTATCAATGCTGACCAGAAGAATTATATAGTTTCTAAGTATCAAATGTTAGTTAATTTTGCAAAGGTGATGCTTCAGTCAATTTCTCTACTGATAATAAAGAGCTATATTATATATTTGATTATACAAGTTTTTACTACTCTAGCAAATAATCTAATAGTTTCAAAAAAAGCAAATGAGTTATATCCATACATAAAGGAATCTAATCATAAGTTAAACAAAGTAGAAAAGAAAAACATATATGAAAATATGAAATCTGTTTTTGTATATAAAATATCTGGTGTATTGCTTAGTGGCACAGATAATATTCTTATTTCAATTTTTGTAGGAACTATTTGGGTTGGATTTTATTCGAATTACTGTTTAGTTGTGAATGCGATAAATAATTTTATTAACATAGTATATTCTTCAGTTACAGCAAGTATTGGCAATTTAATTATAAGTGAACGACCCAAGAAACGTTTTGAAGTATTTGAATCTACACAAGTTACTAGCTTAATTATTAGCACATTTACAACAGTATGCCTTTATATACTATTTGATGATTTGATTTATGTTTGGCTAGGAGCAAAGTATGTGTTAAATGATTATACATTAGCTGCAATTATATTTAATTTTTATATAGTGGGTGTTTTACACCCTATTTGGTCTTATCGAGAAGCAACAGGACTTTATATGCAAACTAAATATATCATTCTAATTGCAGCTATTGAAAATATAATATTATCTATTATTATGGGTAAGATTATGGGGATGTCTGGGATATTGTTTGCCTCTGCAATTTCAAGGTTAACTACTTATTTTTGGTATGAGCCAAATTTGTTATTTAAAGAGTATTTTTATGAGCCAGTTAGAAAGTATTATATTCCACTGATATTTAATGCACTTCTTACCATATTTATTATTGTAATAATAAGTATAATAACGAACCATATTATAATTGATTCATGGTTGAAACTCGTAACTAAAACAATTTTAGTAGCATTGTTTACATTAGTAATAGTTATTCCATTTTATTATCATACCGATGGTTTTAAATTATTACTAAATAAAATAAAATCTTTATTAAAGTAA
- a CDS encoding Coenzyme F420 hydrogenase/dehydrogenase, beta subunit C-terminal domain, which translates to MISISDKQNCCGCKACYNACPKHCIKMVLDTEGFWYPNVDRDKCIDCGLCEKVCPEINIYKNSNSNDRVECLAAWNNDKEVRRKSSSGGIFTSIAECILSNGGIVFGAGYDDNLKVIHKEANTIQELNNLRGSKYVQSDIKEVYKKAKQYLNNGKKVLFTGTPCQIAGLYNFLQKEYNELYTCDLVCHGVPSPKVFEEYKKYMERKHNSSIENIDFRHKRYGWKLYSVSLLFNNGTEYIKNLSEDVYMQGFLRNYYLRPSCYKCTYAKLPRVSDITLADFWGISYKYPELDDDKGTSLLLINTNKGKKIIDSCGDNIFKQVCDLEYAILNNPCIIKSGKAPKLRKSFFKDFNTKDFDYVIKKYMGQPSWIKRKLIFIKRDLAFIKRRILRLMK; encoded by the coding sequence ATGATTTCAATTTCCGATAAACAAAATTGTTGTGGGTGTAAAGCTTGCTATAATGCATGCCCTAAACATTGCATAAAGATGGTTTTAGATACTGAAGGCTTTTGGTATCCTAATGTAGATAGGGATAAGTGTATAGATTGTGGATTATGTGAAAAAGTATGTCCTGAGATTAATATTTATAAAAATAGTAATTCTAACGATAGGGTAGAATGTTTAGCCGCATGGAATAATGATAAAGAGGTTAGAAGAAAAAGTTCTTCAGGGGGCATTTTTACATCTATAGCGGAATGCATATTGTCAAATGGTGGAATAGTCTTTGGTGCAGGATATGATGATAATTTAAAAGTCATACATAAAGAAGCTAATACAATACAGGAATTAAATAATTTAAGGGGATCAAAATATGTACAAAGTGATATCAAGGAAGTATATAAAAAGGCAAAACAATATTTAAATAACGGTAAGAAAGTGTTATTTACGGGAACCCCTTGTCAAATAGCAGGCTTGTATAATTTTTTGCAAAAGGAATATAATGAATTATATACTTGTGATCTAGTGTGTCATGGAGTACCATCCCCTAAAGTTTTTGAAGAATATAAGAAGTATATGGAAAGAAAACACAATTCAAGTATAGAGAATATAGACTTTAGACATAAACGTTATGGATGGAAGCTATATTCTGTATCATTATTATTTAATAATGGTACAGAATATATAAAGAATTTATCAGAGGATGTTTATATGCAAGGATTTTTAAGAAATTATTATTTAAGACCATCTTGCTACAAATGTACATATGCAAAATTACCAAGAGTAAGTGATATTACACTAGCTGATTTTTGGGGAATATCTTATAAATATCCAGAACTTGATGACGATAAAGGTACTTCACTATTATTAATAAATACTAATAAAGGAAAGAAAATAATAGATAGTTGTGGAGATAATATTTTTAAACAAGTATGTGATTTAGAATATGCTATATTAAATAATCCTTGTATAATTAAATCAGGTAAAGCACCAAAACTTAGAAAAAGTTTTTTCAAAGACTTTAATACCAAAGATTTTGATTATGTTATAAAAAAGTATATGGGACAACCATCTTGGATAAAAAGAAAACTTATATTTATTAAAAGGGATCTTGCATTTATTAAACGAAGGATTTTAAGATTGATGAAATAG
- a CDS encoding polysaccharide pyruvyl transferase family protein, translating to MTENLKNTFTLVGNGPYENHGCEAIIRGTVNILSQYNSDSNYFVASYYANSEQYINQKQNETGINIKHIKHINVNKYSKGWIISNLYGIINKEKKRFYKFNNLDKIIDGSKAILSVGGDNYSLDYGIPTRFTDLDDYVISKQKPIIIWGASVGPFSKDKLYEKYMSEHLRKVTAIFARESETLKYLDSIGIKDNVYRMCDPAFMLDIHKPINYNLKVESGSIGINISPLMPEYVSEGNINEFIKLATKVVNKIITSTGRKVYLIPHVVIKGNNDYEIMNTIYNNIDERLKERATLISDKLNASEYKWIISQMYVFFGARTHSTIASLSTLVPTLSFAYSIKSVGINKDLFGSDEYCIYPEQFNENELIEKIKYLLDNREKIKSQLQVRVDESKKLSLKAGEYLKSIVG from the coding sequence ATGACAGAAAATCTAAAAAATACTTTTACATTAGTAGGCAATGGACCATATGAAAATCATGGTTGCGAAGCTATAATTAGGGGAACAGTTAACATATTAAGCCAATATAATAGTGATTCTAATTATTTTGTTGCAAGTTATTATGCCAATTCAGAACAGTATATAAATCAGAAACAAAATGAAACTGGTATTAATATTAAGCATATTAAACATATAAATGTAAATAAGTATTCTAAAGGATGGATAATATCTAATTTATATGGAATTATTAATAAAGAAAAAAAAAGATTTTATAAATTCAATAATTTAGATAAGATTATTGATGGGTCAAAAGCCATATTATCTGTTGGCGGAGATAATTATTCATTAGATTATGGTATTCCAACAAGATTTACTGATCTAGATGACTATGTTATATCAAAACAAAAACCAATAATTATTTGGGGGGCTTCGGTAGGACCTTTTAGTAAAGATAAATTATATGAAAAATATATGAGTGAGCATTTAAGAAAAGTAACAGCTATATTTGCTAGAGAGTCGGAAACTTTAAAATATTTAGATAGTATTGGTATAAAAGACAATGTCTATAGAATGTGTGATCCAGCATTTATGCTTGATATACATAAACCTATAAATTACAATCTGAAAGTTGAATCAGGATCTATCGGGATAAACATTAGTCCACTTATGCCTGAATATGTATCAGAAGGTAATATAAATGAATTCATAAAGTTAGCTACAAAAGTAGTTAATAAGATTATAACTTCAACAGGAAGAAAAGTTTATCTAATACCGCATGTAGTTATAAAAGGAAATAATGATTATGAAATTATGAATACAATTTATAATAATATAGATGAAAGATTAAAAGAAAGAGCTACTTTAATAAGTGATAAATTAAATGCTTCAGAATACAAGTGGATAATAAGCCAAATGTATGTATTTTTTGGTGCAAGAACTCATTCTACTATAGCGTCATTATCAACATTAGTACCTACATTAAGTTTTGCATATAGTATTAAATCTGTTGGAATAAATAAAGATTTATTTGGCAGCGATGAGTACTGTATTTATCCTGAACAATTTAATGAAAATGAACTAATAGAGAAAATAAAATATTTATTAGATAATAGAGAAAAAATAAAATCTCAATTGCAAGTAAGAGTAGATGAATCTAAAAAATTATCATTAAAAGCAGGAGAATATTTAAAAAGCATTGTTGGATAA
- a CDS encoding glycosyltransferase produces the protein MNKPLVSIVIPVYNAEKYINKCLNSVLSQTLKNVEVIVVNDGSEDNSINLINKYLKKYDNLILVNQKNAGPGSARNSALQVCNGEYIGFVDSDDFIRPDMFEIMYKKARKYNLDIVLCKFLYYYPEDNRCELMNIKYDETEILSRKDVIKQFLVSNNIEGFSCNKLFRRELFNGNNIKYPTDIKYEDMPTIFKTLIYSNKIGFVDRGLYYYVQHNQSTTHIKDIYNVRSYLEAIDMIYKIMKKHNIYDDFSEEYYYYYAKRVLCSYSDFFRYLNKSCESNEFFNKFLKNISVKRVFNNRYFIKNYKIKFKVVLLKINMLDKILKLKNIRN, from the coding sequence ATGAATAAGCCACTTGTTAGCATTGTAATACCAGTTTACAATGCTGAAAAGTATATAAATAAATGTTTAAACAGTGTTTTATCTCAAACATTAAAAAATGTAGAAGTTATTGTTGTTAATGATGGTTCAGAAGATAATAGTATAAACTTAATAAATAAGTACTTAAAAAAATACGATAACTTAATATTAGTTAATCAAAAAAATGCTGGACCAGGAAGTGCTAGAAATTCAGCTTTACAAGTGTGCAATGGAGAATATATAGGCTTTGTTGACAGTGATGATTTTATACGACCGGATATGTTTGAAATTATGTATAAAAAAGCAAGAAAATATAATCTAGATATAGTTTTGTGTAAATTTTTATACTATTATCCTGAAGATAATAGATGTGAATTAATGAATATTAAATATGATGAAACTGAGATACTCAGTAGAAAAGATGTAATTAAGCAATTTCTTGTTAGTAACAATATAGAAGGATTTTCATGTAATAAATTATTCAGAAGAGAACTTTTTAATGGAAACAATATAAAATATCCAACAGATATAAAATATGAAGACATGCCTACTATTTTTAAGACTCTAATATATTCAAATAAAATTGGTTTTGTGGATAGAGGATTATACTATTATGTTCAACATAATCAATCAACAACACATATAAAAGATATTTATAATGTTAGAAGTTATTTAGAAGCTATTGATATGATTTATAAAATAATGAAAAAACATAATATATATGATGATTTTTCAGAAGAATATTATTATTATTATGCAAAAAGAGTTTTGTGTAGTTATTCAGATTTTTTTAGGTATTTAAATAAAAGTTGTGAATCCAATGAATTCTTCAATAAATTTTTAAAAAATATATCTGTGAAACGTGTGTTTAATAATAGATACTTTATTAAAAATTATAAGATTAAATTTAAGGTAGTATTATTAAAAATTAATATGTTAGATAAAATTTTAAAATTGAAGAATATTAGAAATTAG
- a CDS encoding glycosyltransferase family 4 protein, with protein sequence MKINFVIPFTSKTGGIKIVFEYANRLKKIGHDVEIYVPMISYKFGNKGFIGILKTIKSSLGNTFKRGTKVNWFNLNVPLKVVPAIKDKYIRNADAVIATAWPTAYDVYNLNNDKGKKYYFIQHYEIWSGDKEKVDATYKLPIKQIVIAKWLKDLMREKFNNYYSHIDYNGIDFKEFYNYNKIYNNNVICMMYSNQDWKGYIEGLKAFEKIKENFLNLKLILFGMEKGQDIPEYAEFHLNPSKEELRKIYSKSDIFIFPSKFEGWGLTPLEAMACKCAVVGTNVGCMSEVGVHGKNAMLSEPNDIDIMASNIEKLLTDKNLLKNISEEGYKTVLQFDWKKSVKNFEKILMK encoded by the coding sequence TTGAAAATAAATTTTGTAATTCCTTTTACAAGTAAGACAGGTGGAATAAAGATAGTTTTTGAGTATGCTAATAGATTAAAGAAAATTGGACATGATGTTGAAATCTATGTTCCAATGATTTCATATAAATTTGGGAATAAAGGATTTATAGGCATTTTGAAAACAATAAAATCTAGTTTAGGTAATACTTTTAAAAGAGGTACAAAAGTTAATTGGTTTAATCTGAATGTTCCATTGAAAGTTGTACCAGCAATAAAAGATAAATATATAAGAAATGCTGATGCTGTAATTGCAACTGCGTGGCCAACAGCATATGATGTATACAATTTAAATAATGACAAAGGTAAGAAATATTATTTTATTCAGCATTATGAAATATGGAGTGGAGATAAGGAAAAAGTTGATGCTACGTATAAGTTACCAATTAAACAAATTGTTATTGCAAAGTGGTTAAAAGATTTAATGAGAGAAAAGTTTAATAATTATTATTCTCATATAGATTATAATGGCATTGATTTTAAGGAATTTTATAATTATAACAAAATTTACAATAATAATGTTATTTGTATGATGTACAGTAATCAAGATTGGAAGGGATACATTGAAGGCTTAAAGGCTTTTGAAAAAATCAAAGAAAATTTTTTAAATCTAAAGTTAATTTTATTTGGAATGGAAAAAGGACAAGATATTCCTGAGTATGCTGAATTTCATTTAAATCCCTCCAAAGAAGAGTTAAGGAAAATATATAGTAAATCAGATATTTTTATATTTCCAAGTAAATTTGAAGGTTGGGGATTAACTCCACTTGAAGCAATGGCATGTAAATGTGCTGTGGTTGGAACAAATGTTGGATGTATGAGTGAAGTGGGGGTACATGGTAAAAATGCCATGCTTTCTGAACCTAATGATATAGATATTATGGCAAGTAATATAGAGAAGTTGTTGACTGATAAGAATTTGCTAAAAAATATTTCTGAAGAAGGATATAAAACGGTTCTTCAGTTCGATTGGAAAAAAAGTGTTAAAAATTTTGAAAAAATATTAATGAAATAG